The window atgaacgcttataatatcatgaccatgttgaactcgatgatatctttgcttctggtacaagtgaatatttcttctttaagctagtgttggtggtgattagacggcggtaatgactatgatcattaaatagtggtaatgacgactatgatgatttttagctagctagtatatactgttgttgatgatatgatgcaagagtttttatattaatatgatgatgatgatgagttattatatcatttatgaaagaaaccgcagattagtttcagctggatggatcctagctaagtgatcaagtatataccatatccatattatacttgatcacctatggCATATACTTCAttacttagctaggatccacatgcatccagtcgaaactaatctgcggtactttcaaCTAATGATTTAACAGCTCATTATAATGtataacaatcactaaattaaattgaaaacacaaaattaaaggaaaaataaaaaataaaaccaaaacacgcccaaacatttagtatcggttggtgttaccaaccggcactagtagaaaaacacctaatagtcccggttcgtgagggcctttagtcctggttagtgaaccaggactaatgggccgttactaatacctccatccattagtcccggttcaaactagaaccgggactaatgtgcctccacgtggctctgtgcaccgagcccagtcagggggcctttggtcccggttggtggcaccaaccgggaccaaaagtccatgtttttttggaaattggcagctttaggggttttgggggttatttttaggttgttatattagctagctaatagagagaagtgtcctctcttatatcttcgtccttggtttaccaacgctgctgctatatatgtttattttacccgctgatataataactcatgcatgctcgcatacatcagcatatataataacaagtactcgtccaatcctacataattgttcttaacacatgatcatcagtatcaggtaggacttaaacacccttaaggtaaaatagcataaaacattatagaccctgactctccattatgaagaatggcgatcatcctgtctccaatttttgcccttcgctgaatgttgcttccaagaagctccttacgactgtccatacattttttccattctttaattctcatgtctccacttattttagaaacccggtatggacagttgagattcgtaggacgacctggttgtatgttcaaaacatgaaggctaccgtgtgtatacatcagatgaggcacacaatcattcgggattatctgttgaaaacatagtaataacttcgtagttagcaatgatatgatgtactagttttagaagtgtgcaaaaagatgcacggatgttgtaatagtacaaaaatcttaccagggtatctccatggtagttaccgtagttcaacacgtgcactagtggcacgtattgaccataatgttgaggagttcgattgtagacattgtaattttcaagatcagtacaaaatgcgaccagatgatttttctcctaataagttagttcggagccatcggtgtagtgagttttgtctaccatcttccgcacattctttgaagaatgaaaataagctgtcaatggagaataagttgtcaactattttgaaatgaacaatataaattacttaataactatgttaagctcacatgggggaagaattggaggtgtatccacaaggacgaaaatcgtaggtctctcttgctcgattgtaggatcaccaagatccatggtaacaagcataccctcatcaaaaccatacatcttgcaaagtgcttcccaatttttgcaaccaaaatgggttacactctgagcattgtacagctttacttgaaaatccacaccatgatgggtacttaggataatttttttggtttcgaaactttcatggtcttcaaaacccatcctctcgaagacatagcgtcttgcaaagcatgggataagctagtcgaattggaaaagatgaaaaatattgtcatgattaaaatagttgaagtcatgagtaattacgaaaaaaactattatcgttggttgcgtaccgtatgaacatcgaaggtctcctcaagcttaatgctgaagcgacgatcttcgtccagcacaatgaacctgtcgcagatacctcggtcgtcgtggcaccagtcgcactcccccgggcggttttcgtcgtccgatgagtacgacatttccggcctacattcataattcaaatattaaactagatcattattgttaatcacgggttgactatcgatgatcgatgtacgtagctcctcctttcattcccgaatgcattattatatcaaattgtctagcacacgggaatgaaggagaacttatccaatatgagcattcaataagcaaaatcaaatcataaaataagcaaaaccaaatcataaaataaagtatagtattcaaattagcatgcattcaataattataagcaaaagtacatcatctcttggtgtccgtacatcgtcgaatattatcactaatacaactagaaccgtagcgcccgacgggtatcgacgcgagcggtggacacccaaagataaggaaccatcacaggatcatagctccagtgagatccctgaagaacctgccaggtattgtcgaatctgccctccaatgcaaccatgtagcgacggacgtgctcgtcctcctcgctgacacggtgatgtaccacctccgcggtgtccggatgcctcaccaccgtcactggcccacgcgaccgccaccaaacaaggatcgggtcaacaacgggttgcctcctcaccaacctacgtccccggaaggtagcacctcccaataccagcccggcggagcccagtcctgaacatggccctgatcaagcaggcctccaccgccgagtcgacgacgacgaggatgcgggataggcatcgccgacgtcgatgcggcaactacttctatatatagttaaataaaagtagttttattaattaaatcaactatctagttcaactactaagcacttactataaataaataagtagtacttactaaaaacaaactacttctatatatagtaaaataaattagtttattaaatcaactagctagttcaactatatataaactacttcttattttttccctttttctaaatactatgaacaaaaaaatcattaaaattctatgaacaaaattaattactacacatctaatctaacaaaaaaaaatctaatctaactaaaaaaaatctatgaactacatatcaaaattactacacatctaatctaacaaaaaaaatctaattaatctaacaaaaaaatctaacataataaaaacaaattaattactacacatctaatctaacaaaaaaaatctaatctaacNNNNNNNNNNNNNNNNNNNNNNNNNNNNNNNNNNNNNNNNNNNNNNNNNNNNNNNNNNNNNNNNNNNNNNNNNNNNNNNNNNNNNNNNNNNNNNNNNNNNNNNNNNNNNNNNNNNNNNNNNNNNNNNNNNNNNNNNNNNNNNNNNNNNNNNNNNNNNNNNNNNNNNNNNNNNNNNNNNNNNNNNNNNNNNNNNNNNNNNNNNNNNNNNNNNNNNNNNNNNNNNNNNNNNNNNNNNNNNNNNNNNNNNNNNNNNNNNNNNNNNNNNNNNNNNNNNNNNNNNNNNNNNNNNNNNNNNNNNNNNNNNNNNNNNNNNNNNNNNNNNNNNNNNNNNNNNNNNNNNNNNNNNNNNNNNNNNNNNNNNNNNNNNNNNNNNNNNNNNNNGGCGGCGACGACGCGGGGTGGGgctgggcggggcggcgcggggcggcgacggcgtcggggcggggcggtgCGGGGCggtgacggcgaggtggcggcagggagACGCGAGGCGATGGGAATGGAGCAGGAGATATCAAAAACTACTAAGtcctgtatatatagcaagagcatcggtcccggttggtggctccaaccgggactaatgccccctttagtcccggttggtgccaccaaccgggaccaaagacctcttttcagcagtccaaagggcgggaaacgaagacctttggtcccggttggtggcacgagccGGGActaaaaggggggcattggtcccggttggtggcaccaaccggtaccaaagagtggcattggtaccggttggtgccacctaccggtaccaatggacccgtctaactacttttttattttctacagctatttttttgttgattcttcctgcagctatttttttagtcccaccttgccaagcgagaggcactcgcagctgtttataagccctgagtgtagagacgatgaCAAAGAGGcccaatgctcctgcacgttggttagcttcaagccttgaggaatacgatagactgcacagagctgtgtgcagtgcagttgacactattccgaaaagcttgaagcaaattaacaagcattgcgcctcttttttatttttaatgacttattacaactgagaaataaaaagaaaaaaataaatatagccggaaaaaaaactatatagaaaactactcagaaatgaattgaagtaaaaaatagttgtgattaactgtactaaaaaaggagcatagatgcttatttttaatgacttattacaactcagaaataaaaagaaaaataataaatatagcagaaaataaaaaaaactatataaaaagatactcagaaatgaattgaagcaaaagatagttgtgattaactgtactaaaaaaggagcatagatgcttatttttaatgacttgttACAACTcaggaataaaaagaaaagaaaatagttgtgattaactttactaaaatatgagcatagatgcttattcttaatgacttattacaattcaaaaataaatagaagaaaaaatagttatgattaactttactaaaaaataagNNNNNNNNNNNNNNNNNNNNNNNNNNNNNNNNNNNNNNNNNNNNNNNNNNNNNNNNNNNNNNNNNNNNNNNNcaaaaaatagttgtgattaactgtactaaaaaaggagcatagatgcttatttttaatgacttattacaactcaggaataaaaagaaaagaaaatagttgtgactaactttactaaaatatgagcatagatgcttattcttaatgacttattacaattcaaaaataaatagaagaaaaaatagttatgattaactttactaaaaaatgagcatagatgcttatttttaatgacttattacaactgagaaataaaaagaaaacaaataaatatagctgaaaaggaaaaaaactatatagaaaactactcagaaatgaattgaagcaaaaaatagttgtgattaactgtactaaaaaaggagcatagatgcttatttttaatgacttattacaactcagaaataaaaaataaaaaaaaatatagcagaaaagaaaaaaaactatataaaaagatactcagaaatgagcatagatgcgcttatagagcaaattcaaattaaattcataataaatttcaagagaaattcataTGAATTGagcctaaattccctatataagggcatctattttcattttcagaggagctcaataaggcagagagggaggggcttataaaccggtccgattcccctccggttggcgaggtgggactaaactttggccgcaacgaggaccaaccctttaatcccggttggtggaatggaccgggactaatggtcgtcctttggtcccggttcaggccaccaaccgggaccaatgatgatgggccaggagcgagggccattggtcccggttcgtcccatcaaccgggaccaataggtccagacgaaccgggaccaatggcccacgtggcccggccggcccctagggctcacgaaccgggtccaatgcccccattggtcccggttctggattgaaccgggactaatgggctggaccggcctggaccattggccccttttctactagtgcggtactaatgtcctacacgcacccgggcctggctcatgccacgtgttggcactttagcgccggtttgtgatgaaccggtactaaagaggggggacctttagtccccactctttagtgccggttgccgaaccggcactaaaggccgttacgaaccggcgctaaagcctggttctgcactagtgtagacACATTTGCATGTTATTTATGGATGATTTGTCTATTTTTTATCCAAAATTTGATGAATTTCGTCGTGTTTGATGaaaatcatccgattaattgaaATTTGTTTTGAAATTTATGTAGCTACACTTGGATGGTCGGCTCAATCCGTGTCGGCGAACTGGTTTTCTCTGATCCGTAGACGAACGTGGTGTTTGGTTTGGAGATGAGCGTTAGAGGTGCCCTAACTTCCCCTTTGATGTTGTCTTACAACATAAATCATTTTAATTCTTGGAAAAATATATCCAAAAGCCTACCGGTTTCATCAGGCCACCTGATACCAATCAATACAAAAAGGACCAATCAAATCTTGGCCTGTGCTATACCAGCTCTCACCGGCCGGCAAGGACTAATCACCTCAAAAAAAAAACCCTACTGACTGCCTCTCATGCTTCTCCGTATCTggtatctctctccctctctatgtACGAGTACGTGTACATGTGTGGCTGGCTGTCATCTCCGGCAGGCGGCAGAAAGAAGAACCTCTCCCGCTCGCGCGCTCCGGTGCTCAACAAACGAAAGCCGGCGGGCCGGGGCTCGATGATAGATGCGGGTCGATCAGGATGTGATTTTGGCGCGGGTGCACGGGCCGAAGGAGTAGCTCTGCTGCTGGTAGCCGCCGGCGTACACGCGGTGCGGCGAGGAGTGCGAGTGTGCCGTCTCCCGGTCGACGAGCGCGCGCAGGCGGAGGAACTCGTCGACGGAGCAGGGCAACCAGAGCGGGCCGGCCGAGTTGTAACCATACGTGTCCCGGGCCGCCTCCAGCAGCCGCTGGAACAACGGGTGGTAGAGGTAGGCGATCGGGATGACGAACCGCCTGAACCCGTCGCCCTGCTGCTCCGGCTGGCCGACCCGCACCGCCAGCCAccccttcttcaccttccccttcttcTCCGCCTGGCCCCCTTGCATGATGATGACAGCCCCCTCGCCGGCGGTCCAACTCCAGCCGCCCTCTCGCTGTCGCTGCCGCTGCTGGTGGTGCTAAGAGGTCACTGCTCTATAGCTAGAGCCAAGGAGCCAATCCAGAGGTGTGTGTGGTGCGGTGTGCTTCGCGGCGCTTGCGGTTGTTTTTATAGGACTTGCAAGGCTCGTGCGTGCGGGCCGAGAGGAGATTGGAAGATTAGATAAGTGATTAGTCGCCGGTGCGTGGCGCACCCGTGCGCTGCCTGTACGTACGGCGTCCTTTGCTACGGAACCCGGTCCGGTGTCGGGGCTTCCATGTCgggtcgggaagggtgtggcgggtGATGGATCGTGTGCGTCGCTGACACGCTGGCCCGTCGGAATAATCGGGTTACGGCGTCGGGGTCGCTGGCCGTACTGGCGGACCGTCGCGTGCGCGTCAGGCCTCAGTTGCGGCGAGCGGGATGGGTAGCAGTTGAGCCGTGCGCGCGAGTGGAAGGTCTGATGTGGTTTGGACGGACGGGGAGGAGGAGCGGGCACGCTGTCGCCGGGGCCGGCGGGTGGTGCACAGGTCGTACGTACGTCGTCCTTTGGTCGTGGCGCGGCTGGCCCACGACGGCGGACTGGCCATGGCAGGTGGAATCGTTTTCTTTCAGTTGTGTGAGCGGGGGGACTGGCACTGGCATGTGTTCGTGACTGCTGCCCCACGGCCACAGGAGATGTTGATGCATGGTGGCAATTAATTGGTCGGGCTCTAGTCTAGCTTAGCTCATCGCCCAACCGTTGGATGGTAGCTGTTGGAGCGACCCTCTGGCGGGCAGCGCGCGATGCCGATGCATTTTCTTTTCCCCGGCCGTCGTACGGAGGTGAGATGGATGACGCTATTGAGGCTAACTCCACCGtgtccaaacggacgtccgttttgttcgGATTCTATCCGTTTGGCAAGGGATTGGATCGTGTTCGgatctgtcctgggatgcggtggccgtgcgtccagcgcgcggccgcatcctttaCCCCATCATGTCCGCGTCTATTTTAAAAAAGAtcaacgtttcaaatgccaaaccCTACGGCCCCAGTTCATCACGCACGCCGGCAACAAAGTCAACGGCCTACACGTCCATCGTCGGCATCAGCCagtggccggcaacacagccaggctCCAAAATGAATGgttgtcctcgccggcaacacagccgacCTTCAAAATGAATGTTTTTCTAGCCGGCACACGgccagcggcccagcgggcgggcggcacccatgccagcctccaaaaaagaACGGCCACGGCCGATCGAACGACCTAGTTCAGGTCgtcggcgtcgagcatctccttctgcctggcctcgaaccaggccctcgtcttctcgctcatcttcgacaagtccacgctcatgatcgcaagggccacctccttctCTTTGGTGGCGGCATtagtggcctcgatgtcgagctgcctttgcctggccttgacgttgtccgcctcgatgtcgagctacctttgccgggccgcctcctccatatCGAGATGcctctgctgggccgcctcctccatgtcgatcttccttctcttggccgcctcctccatctcaagtttCTTCGTTTGaagctctaggtattgcttcatttgatCGTCCTTGATTTgtcgcttcttctcgtccctcacatccttttgcgacatcatgccatgcaaagtgtcatgcaatgccatggatgaggcatcacgaATGTCGTCAAcattggagttggtcttgcccctcggcctcttcaacgcctcgccatctccacctctGGAGTACTTGGCCGTCTTCAGGCCTCTCTTCCTTTGGAGTTCAGGGTATtggtccttgaacttagggcaattgttgatcatagtccaacaatgcgtaagagtgaacgGCTTGTCATTGTCtcgggccttgaatgcctccaaagattgaaatgcctacccCATATGATCAAAAACAAGTGAAGATGCAAGCATGTACAAGGCCGAAgtctcatggccgtagcaaggaaagggcaaggaaggagagcataccatgtccccaatgccggtaccactcacgggccgtgcttgaacactctcaaatGCGGCTtgatacttgttgcactcttgttcgaTGAACAACCATCTCTTTTGAATCGAGCCGACGCCACGGTTGCTTTCAAAttggtagggctcaaacaacttcctttcatggaatgttttgtggactctcgtccaaaaaacaatacccttttgttgcgcgccggtccttggatcttggctaatctccatccaagcttggcaaatcaacttgtcctcatcttgtgtgtatgaacccatgcgaatgctcttcctcttcttttgtgcttccgctctttgtgtaagctcgtcgatgaacaatggctcaCCACTAATGTCAACGTCATTgctttcttcttcatcaccatcaccttcgacatagatgtcatcatcttcatgccatgagtcaccatggtcgtagtcagcacggtcgtcggcctcttcatcggcAGTGAACTggccgcggccatcctgactttgggtctcctcgggGTCGTAGACAGGGACGTGCCCACCCTCGTAGATCACTTCCTCCATGAACTAGTCGTAGTAGGGGTCATCGACCGGTGCCGTTGGTGTTGGCATTCCGTCGAGCAAGACGCGGGGGGGCGGCATGGTGCCGGTAAACGGCGGACGTGCTTGCTTGTTTTGCTTCTCGACGGACGGCCGaccgccgctgctggacccaggggtgacgttgaggtcgatgacggccgaaGGGCGTGGTGTGGACGGCGCGATCACGCTCATGTCCGGCGACCCCCCGAAACGGGTCTGGCCGTCGGGCCTTGGTGGAGGAAAGTCGGGCGACAAGGGCGTGGTCCGCgacgtcggcgactggcagtgcgGAGGCCGGGCGACCGACGACCGTGTGCTCGCCGGACCGACGGCCCCTCCAGAGAAACCGGGCGGACGACAAATTCCAGCCATGAGAAGGGTGTGCTCTTTGCTGACGATGGCCTCCTTCTCCTCGACCTCGGCCTTGTGCCGCGCGGCCTCAATTGCAGCGCGCTCGGCGGCTCTCTTGGCCACGGCGATGTTGGTCTTGGCGACCGCCCTCCGgctcctcctcttcgccgattccgtgtccaacttggcgatctcctctggCGTGCACTCTGACCGGGCTTCCTCGGTgcctgcccttcttcttcttggccattcCGGGCGGGTCGACGACCAGCCTGCCGGAGTTCGgctgggcgtcggccatggacggtGGAGGGAGTGGGACGGGCGGGACGTGGGAGGGTCTGGGTGGGAATGGCGCCAAAGNNNNNNNNNNNNNNNNNNNNNNNNNNNNNNNNNNNNNNNNNNNNNNNNNNNNNNNNNNNNNNNNNNNNNNNNNNNNNNNNNNNNNNNNNNNNNNNNNNNNNNNNNNNNNNNNNNNNNNNNNNNNNNNNNNNNNNNNNNNNNNNNNNNNNNNNNNNNNNNNNNNNNNNNNNNNNNNNNNNNNNNNNNNNNNNNNNNNNNNNNNNNNNNNNNNNNNNNNNNNNNNNNNNNNNNNNNNNNNNNNNNNNNNNNNNNNNNNNNNNNNNNNNNNNNNNNNNNNNNNNNNNNNNNNNNNNNNGGGCTAGGGGcggacaagcgcgcgcgtcccaCCCGTCCGTGCGCTGTCCGTTTCTCtccaaaagcggcgcaaacttgggccgcggatgggtcgaaagcggacacaaaacggacaaaagtccacttgctcccgcgcgctgggccgcccggtttgtccgttttaccccaaacggacgggccgGACAGGATAggttcgcgcggtggagttggcctgccTAACCAGTGACTGTGTGAGAGATACTGCAGCAGAAGTGGCTTTCGGTGGAGCTGGGGACGCTTTGCTTGCACGGTCGCCGGCGTGACCAACCGACCTACCACTGATGGAAGATTCTACGGCCgacgcatgtgtttatttcataatcTTTCTTAAgagactttcaatctattcatctttaatcacGATAGTAAAAAACAATAGGGGTAATACAAATTACAACCATGTTCGTGGacaacctagcgacgactacaagcacgcgAGCCGAAGATGTGACGCTGTCATCGCCCTCCCTGACACGAGCCGGACAAACTTTATTATAGTagatagtcgggaagtcgtcgtgctaaggccccatagggccAGCGCATCAACCATCGCTGATGAGAAAAGTCGTTGATCAGAAGGATCAAACCTGTAAACACTCAAACAAAGACCAGATCAAAACAGATCCACTGAAAACCTGCACCGACCGAATCCTGCGAAATCCAATGGAGAAACACCTCCACACGTCCTTCGACGATACCTGACGCATCACCAGGACAATGATAGAACGTGGGAGATATTATTTCTACCAAAGGACATCGCCGTCGCCATACAACCCCAACCAAAACGCAGATCCGATGCTCCGACCAGCAGCAGCGCCAACGGGGCGACGGTCCAGCGCCCCCAACGCACCACCAGGCACGAAGCACGATGGGCCCCCACCATGAGCCGCCGGAGTCCGCAGTGGGCCACCCCCCTGGGGTGCAGCACCATGCAGAGGGGGCGGCAGATTCGGGCTAGAAGAACCAGCCCGGCTAGCCGCAGCTGCCACCTCTCATGGATCTGAAGAGACCGCAGCAGATCCGGGCAGAGGCACCGAGGGGCCAGTCGGCCCTGAGCCAGAACCGAGCGAGGGAGAGCCGACCTTCGCCGACACCGACCGCGCCGCCGGAGCACGCGCTGCCTAGAGCTTGGAGCACAGCGCGGCTTCATATTCCAGATCCGCCGCCTCCTCGCTCGAGCCATCTCGCCCCCGCTTCTGGCCGGAGATGGCCTCGCTGGAGGACCCACACGAGCGATCCATCGAGACCACCGCCGCAAacaagagggagagaggaagggaaggTGTAGATCTAGAAAAGAATCGAATGGGAGAGCGGCGACGGCGCAGGTCAGAGGAGGAAGCAGGGAACCCTAGAAATGGGGGAACCGAACCCTTCCGGACCCAAATATATCCGGACCGAGCCAGGCCANNNNNNNNNNNNNNNNNNNNNNNNNNNNNNNNNNNNNNNNNNNNNNNNNNNNNNNNNNNNNNNNNNNNNNNNNNNNNNNNNNNNNNNNNNNNNNNNNNNNNNNNNNNNNNNNNNNNNNNNNNNNNNNNNNNNNNNNNNNNNNNNNNNNNNNNNNNNNNNNNNNNNNNNNNNNNNNNNNNNNNNNNNNNNNNNNNNNNNNNNNNNNNNNNNNNNNNNNNNNNNNNNNNNNNNNNNNNNNNNNNNNNNNNNNNNNNNNNNNNNNNNNNNNNNNNNNNNNNNNNNNNNNNNNNNNNNNNNNNNNNNNNNNNNNNNNNNNNNNNNNNNNNNNNNNNNNNNNNNNNNNNNNNNNNNNNNNNNNNCGAGAgagggaggggggaaacagacacaCAACCCAGAGGGAGTATCGCCCCAGGCTCACCAGGCCCATCAGGTGGCGCGCGGGCCCGTAGCCCAGAAACGGAACCCTCCACGGATCCCAGTGCCAGATCTAGGGAAGAcggcaccgccgccgctgccgacgGAGCTGGAGCCGGACCCCGAGATGGATCACAAGTAGGGGAGGACACCGGAGGGGAGGGGGGACAGGACGGGGCCGTCACCACCACACCGCCCCCGCCAGGGCCCAGGAGCCCCCGAGCCGGAGACGGAGCAGGAGCACGGTGACGCCCACAGGACACGTGACAACAGCCGTCCACCTTCAAAGTGGAGATGGCAAGCCGCCCACGCCCTCCAGGCGCAAACTTCCGGCAACGGCCCGGAGCCGAGATGACGGGGAGAGGAGACCGCACACAGGCACCGAACGGAGAGGGGAAGGGGAGGCATCGGAGTCCGACCCCAAATCCTCAGAATCGAGCACCCAAAACCTGTTGGACCGGGGTGGAACGGGGAGGACGGAGCAAGGCGAGGTCGACGGGGCGAGGGAAGGGGAGGGGGGCACAGCCAGGGGGAGCG is drawn from Triticum dicoccoides isolate Atlit2015 ecotype Zavitan chromosome 6B, WEW_v2.0, whole genome shotgun sequence and contains these coding sequences:
- the LOC119323967 gene encoding auxin-responsive protein SAUR32-like, with the translated sequence MQGGQAEKKGKVKKGWLAVRVGQPEQQGDGFRRFVIPIAYLYHPLFQRLLEAARDTYGYNSAGPLWLPCSVDEFLRLRALVDRETAHSHSSPHRVYAGGYQQQSYSFGPCTRAKITS